AGTGGCGCCCGGCGCGACGGGGCTCGGTGGCGCCGGGCGCAACGGGGCTCGGGTGACGCCCGGCGTGGCGGGTCAGGCGGGTTTGACGGTGTCCACCAGGAACGGGGTGCCCTGCTGGCAGGTGGTCATCAGATCGGCCTGGACCCGGCCGGTGACGGTCAGCTTGGCGCCAGACCTGATCATGTCGCGCGGGCCGCCGACGAGCAGGTACTCACCGAGCAGCAGGCAGCCCGGCTCGACCCCGGAGGTGACGGTGCCGGTGATCGACGCGCCGCCCGGGGCGGCGGACGCACCGGGACCGCCCGGCGGCCACTCGGTGGGCTGACGTTCGGTCGGCGGTACGCCAGGGGCCGGGGGGACGGCCGGATCGGTGGTCCCGTCGGGTGGAGTGGTCACCGGCGCTCCCGTCTGGTTCGAGCTGGCGGGATTGCCGCCAGCCTGGTCACCACTGCCGTCCTGACCGGCGCAGGCGCCCAACGCCAGGCAGGCAACCAGGAGCGGCAGCGCCATCCGATAGGTCTTCATGCCCGGTCAGACGCACCGGGCGACGGAATCGTTCCGGCCCGCTCGGCCCGGATCGCCGTGCCGGCGCACGATCAGCCGATCGACCGCGATCAGGCCCGGCCGCCGCACTGCCGGCTGGACCAGGCCCGGCCCGGGCCGCCGCGTGGGCGCTCGGCCGGCCGGGCGCGATCAGGCCCGGGCCGCCGCCGCAGTACGCATGTCCCGCTTGAGTTCCTGCGGGAGGGAGAAGGTCAGCCGCTCGGTGGCGGTGACGACCTCCTCCACGTCGGTGAAGCCGCGGGCGGCGAGGTGGGCCAGCACCTCCTGGACCAGCTCGTCCGGGACGCTCGCGCCGGAGGTCAGGCCGACCGTGCCGGCCCCGGCCAGCCAGGCGTCGTCGATCTCCGAGGCGAAGTCGACGAGGTGGCCGGTGCCGGCGCCCGCGTCCAGGGCGACCTCGACCAGGCGGACCGAGTTGGAGGAGTTACGCGAGCCGACCACGATCACCACGTCGCACTGCGGCGCGATCTCCTTGACCACCTGCTGGCGGTTGGAGGTGGCGTAGCAGATGTCGTCGCTCGGCGGGGACTGGAGCATCGGCAGCCGCTTCTTCAGGCGGGCCACCGTCTCCATCGTCTCGTCCACCGACAGGGTGGTCTGGGAGAGCCAGACGACCTTCTCCGGGTCCCGCACGGTCACCTTGTCGGCGTCCTCGGGACCGTCCACGAGTTGGATGTGGGCGGGAGCCTCACCGGTGGTGCCGATGACCTCCTCGTGCCCCTCGTGCCCGATCAGCAGGATGTCGTAGTCCTCGGCGGCGAACCGCTTCGCCTCGTGGTGGACCTTGGTCACCAGCGGGCAGGTCGCGTCGATGGCCTTCAGCGACCGGGCCCGGGCCTGCTCGTGCACCTCGGGGGCGACGCCATGCGCGGAGAAGATGACGGTGGCCCCCTCCGGGACCTCCTCGTTCTCCTCCACGAAGATCGCGCCCTTGGCCTCCAGCGTCCGGACCACGTGCTTGTTGTGCACGATCTGCTTGCGCACGTAGATCGGAGCGCCGTAGAGCGTGAGCGCCTCCTCGACGGTCTGCACCGCGCGGTCGACGCCGGCGCAGTAGCCACGGGGCTTCGCCAGGAGCACGCGCTTGCCGGTCTGGGGGGTCGCCTGAGCCTCGGTCACCCGCCCATCGTACGTGCCATCGGCTGCCGCGCATCTGGGCAGCAGCCGACCGTAGGCCCCCCGCGCGGCGGGACAGCGGGGGTGGGGTGGGTGGGGATTAGGGTGGGCGGGTGAGTGACGGGGATGGTCGGAGCACGGCGGAGGAGCCGTGGCCGGTGCGGGTGGTCAGCCAGAAGGTCGGAGCCTGGATCGCCCGGCTCGGCTGGGTCTGGGTCGACGGGCAGGTGGCGCAGATCAGCCGACGCCCGGGTGCCTCCACCGTCTTCCTCACCCTGCGGGACCCGTCGGCCGACCTGAGCCTCACCGTCACCACCAACCGGGACGTGCTCGACGCGGGCGCGCCCGAGCTGCGCGAGGGAGCCCGGGTGGTGCTGCACGCCAAGCCGGAGTTCTACGCCGCCCGGGGCACGCTCAGCCTCCGGGCCGACGAGATCCGCCAGGTCGGCCTGGGTGAACTGCTGGCCCGGCTGGAGAAACTCAAGAAGCTGCTCGCCGCCGAGGGACTTTTCGACCGGGCCCGCAAACGCCGGCCGCCGTTCCTGCCCGGCCGGGTCGGCCTGATCACCGGCCGGGCCTCCGCCGCCGAGCGGGATGTGTTGACCAATGCCCGCCGCCGGTGGCCGGCGGTGGACTTCCGCACCGTCAACGTGGCCGTGCAGGGGGCGGGCGCGGTGCCGCAGATCGTGGACGCGCTCAAGGTGCTCGACGCCGACCCGTCCGTCGACGTGATCGTCATCGCCCGGGGCGGCGGCAGCATCGAGGATCTGCTCCCCTTCTCCGACGAGGCGCTCTGCCGGGCGGTCTTCGCCTGCCGTACGCCGGTGGTCAGCGCGATCGGCCACGAGAGCGACGCCCCGCTGCTCGACTACGTGGCGGACGTCCGGGCCTCCACCCCGACCGACGCCGCGAAGCGGGTGGTCCCCGACCTGGCCGAGGAGGTACGCCTCATCCGGCAGGCCCGGCATCGGCTGGAACGCTCCGTACGCAACCTCGTCGACCGGGAGTCTCATCGTCTCGACCTGCTGCGTTCCCGTCCGGTGCTGGCGCGCCCGCAGGTCATGATCGAGCAGCGGGCCGCCGACCTGGCCGCCCTGCGCGGCCGGACCGGTCGGTGCCTGGACCACCGGCTCGGCACCGCCGAGGGCGACCTGCGGCACACCCTGGCCCGGCTGCGCGCCCTCTCCCCCGCCGCCACCCTGGACCGCGGCTACGCGATCGTGCAGCGCACGGACGGGCACGTCGTCCGCGACCCGGCCGAGGTCTCCCCCGGCGACCCGTTGCGGTTACGCCTCGCCGCCGGTGAACTCGCCGCGACGGTGGACGGGTGAGCCGCGTGTGGTGGGATGGCAGGCGATGACCGAGGAGAAGAACACCGAACGGCTCAGCTACGAACAGGCCCGCGCCGAACTGGCGTCGGTGGTGGAACGGCTGGAGGCCGGCGGTACGTCGCTGGAGGAGTCGCTGGCGCTCTGGGAGCGGGGCGAGCGGCTCGCCGAGATCTGCCAACACTGGCTGGACGGTGCCCGAGCGCGGCTGGACGCCGCCCGGCAGGACGCCGACTCCTGACCCTGGGCGTGGACCCCGACCACGGCGGGGACGCCGGCCCAGAGGCGGGGACGGCAGGTAGGGGGCGCAGCGCGCCCACGGTACGGCGCGACAGCCGGCCCGGAGACGGAAAACGGGTGCGGGGCGGACGGCGTCCGCCCCGCACCCGTTCTCGGGGGACCTACTTGAACAGCTCGTAGACCTCGTTGGGGGCCTCGACCACCTGGTCCGCCGGCGGCTTCTGCACCGCGGTCGTCGCGCCGTAGTCGGCGTAGGTGACGACCAGGTTCTGCGCCGGGGTGTCCCCGGCGGCGGGCACATCGACACCGAGTTCGACCAGCCGGCCCTGGGCGTCGAGCTTCGCGGTGAACGGCACCGCCGAGGCCTGGCCGGCGAGCGCCTTGACCACGTTGGCGTCGAGCAGGTCGGAGTCGGCGGCCTTGGTCAGGTCGAGCGTGCCGGCGTACATCCCCTCGCCGGTCTTCCGTACCTCGGTGATCGCCTTGGTCAGCGCCTCGCTGCCGGCCGGGTCGACGTCGGTGAAGTCGAACTCCAGCTGGTCGATGCCCTTGATCTTGGTACGGTCGAGGTGCTGGTACTTGCCGGAGGTCGTCTGCTCCGGCATCGCGGTGGCCATCGACCCGCCGAACTGGAGCCGAACCCAGGTGTCGGTGTCGATGAAGACCAGATGCATCTCCATCGACAGGTCGGCCGAGGCGGGATCGCCGCTGACCAATGACATCTCGGCGCTCTTGGTCGGCATGTGCACCTTGCCAGCACCGTTCAGCTCGCCACCGTTGATGGTGAAGCTGAAGTTTCCCTCGCTGATCTCCTTGGTGGAGGCGAGC
The nucleotide sequence above comes from Micromonospora pallida. Encoded proteins:
- the xseA gene encoding exodeoxyribonuclease VII large subunit, with product MSDGDGRSTAEEPWPVRVVSQKVGAWIARLGWVWVDGQVAQISRRPGASTVFLTLRDPSADLSLTVTTNRDVLDAGAPELREGARVVLHAKPEFYAARGTLSLRADEIRQVGLGELLARLEKLKKLLAAEGLFDRARKRRPPFLPGRVGLITGRASAAERDVLTNARRRWPAVDFRTVNVAVQGAGAVPQIVDALKVLDADPSVDVIVIARGGGSIEDLLPFSDEALCRAVFACRTPVVSAIGHESDAPLLDYVADVRASTPTDAAKRVVPDLAEEVRLIRQARHRLERSVRNLVDRESHRLDLLRSRPVLARPQVMIEQRAADLAALRGRTGRCLDHRLGTAEGDLRHTLARLRALSPAATLDRGYAIVQRTDGHVVRDPAEVSPGDPLRLRLAAGELAATVDG
- a CDS encoding exodeoxyribonuclease VII small subunit, with product MTEEKNTERLSYEQARAELASVVERLEAGGTSLEESLALWERGERLAEICQHWLDGARARLDAARQDADS
- a CDS encoding 4-hydroxy-3-methylbut-2-enyl diphosphate reductase, whose translation is MTEAQATPQTGKRVLLAKPRGYCAGVDRAVQTVEEALTLYGAPIYVRKQIVHNKHVVRTLEAKGAIFVEENEEVPEGATVIFSAHGVAPEVHEQARARSLKAIDATCPLVTKVHHEAKRFAAEDYDILLIGHEGHEEVIGTTGEAPAHIQLVDGPEDADKVTVRDPEKVVWLSQTTLSVDETMETVARLKKRLPMLQSPPSDDICYATSNRQQVVKEIAPQCDVVIVVGSRNSSNSVRLVEVALDAGAGTGHLVDFASEIDDAWLAGAGTVGLTSGASVPDELVQEVLAHLAARGFTDVEEVVTATERLTFSLPQELKRDMRTAAAARA